In Juglans regia cultivar Chandler chromosome 13, Walnut 2.0, whole genome shotgun sequence, the following proteins share a genomic window:
- the LOC108991429 gene encoding myrcene synthase, chloroplastic-like — MSPTLKLRGRTRLFKYCSTLCLLTAARLTASSFFLPRNANSLAIAGHYDPDRNVALDMGVPPLQPKIATVKGIRSVASRDQNSSDSTIVRRSTNYKPTIWYYDYIQSLKSEYVGVSYTRKLAELKGEVTMMFHKVLEHPKQLDLVDFLQRLGVSYHFEDDIRRILKKLCNTSTHDGDVCKNESLYTTALEFRLLRQNGYNVPQEIFSDLKNEKGNFKECLCDDVEGILAFYEASFLLIESESIMEEARNFATKHLKEYVNQSNDQNLCARVNHALELPLHWRMPRLEARWFIDAYRSKEDTNSILHGLAKLDFNMAQTVHQDDLKEGSTWWRHTGLGDLSFARYRLMENFLWRMGVSFQPRLGYNRRVLTKVNALITTIDDVYDVKVNMQIHADSILDDIA; from the exons ATGTCCCCCACTTTGAAATTGCGAGGCCGGACTCGCTTGTTCAAATACTGTTCAACTCTCTGCTTGTTGACTGCAGCTCGGCTTACAGCTTCCTCCTTCTTTCTTCCAAGAAATGCAAATTCTCTCGCAATTGCGGGTCATTATGATCCGGATCGTAATGTTGCACTCGATATGGGGGTACCGCCACTTCAGCCG AAAATAGCTACAGTAAAGGGAATTCGAAGCGTGGCCTCTAGAGATCAAAATTCAAGTGACTCTACTATTGTTCGAAGATCCACAAATTACAAACCTACCATTTGGTACTATGATTATATCCAATCACTGAAAAGTGAATATGTG GGAGTTTCATACACCAGAAAACTTGCTGAGTTGAAGGGAGAAGTGACAATGATGTTTCATAAAGTGTTGGAGCATCCAAAGCAACTTGATCTTGTTGATTTCTTGCAAAGACTTGGAGTGTCTTACCACTTTGAGGATGACATAAGGAGGATATTGAAGAAATTATGCAATACTAGTACTCATGATGGTGATGTGTGTAAGAATGAGAGTTTATATACCACAGCTCTTGAATTTAGACTGTTAAGGCAAAACGGATATAATGTTCCTCAAG agatttttagtgatttaaaaaatgaaaagggaaaTTTCAAGGAATGTCTTTGTGATGATGTTGAGGGAATATTGGCTTTCTATGAAGCCTCATTCCTTTTGATAGAAAGTGAAAGCATCATGGAGGAAGCAAGAAATTTTGCAACCAAACATCTCAAAGAATACGTGAACCAAAGCAACGATCAAAATCTTTGTGCAAGGGTGAACCATGCCCTGGAGCTTCCATTGCATTGGAGGATGCCAAGGTTAGAAGCAAGGTGGTTCATTGATGCATATAGGAGCAAGGAAGATACGAACTCTATCTTGCATGGGCTTGCAAAATTGGATTTCAACATGGCACAAACAGTCCATCAAGATGACCTGAAAGAAGGGTC AACGTGGTGGAGACACACTGGTCTTGGAGACTTGAGCTTTGCAAGGTATAGATTGATGGAGAATTTCCTATGGAGAATGGGAGTATCATTTCAACCTCGGCTTGGATATAATAGGAGAGTGTTAACAAAAGTCAATGCACTAATAACAACAATAGATGATGTGTATGATGTAAAGGTAAATATGCAGATACATGCAGACAGTATATTggatgacatagcataa